In one Trichosurus vulpecula isolate mTriVul1 chromosome 8, mTriVul1.pri, whole genome shotgun sequence genomic region, the following are encoded:
- the LOC118829534 gene encoding probable E3 ubiquitin-protein ligase TRIML1 codes for MADAMEMLQGVQGETTCSICRSYFSEPVTIRCGHSFCRACLSSTWRVEARAISCPECKKVSQVRELPAVNERLVHLTELGKQLHSQLLQSSQGQSQCARHKEIFKFFCEDDQTPLCVRCSQSPEHQTHRLSPIEEATHSFIENLQHIWNHWGKCFEKAEKDLAQKKPVVDWQWMITEEFNKAHCFLLEEESLCLEGIRQGQRASQDRISQHMRILQDLMLELQEAGKEPNLELLQDVKQLLRRSESVLSHWSKDVIPELREYRIPGMVEMLRQFRVDLTMDPVPASPWVVVSEDLKSVNAGEAWQVETKDPEYSACYAVLAKQAFSSGRQYWEVDVTQVPQWILGIYAPYLRRKRQRNVDFCASLFLLQCVKKEEVYYFQSDPGPLKLQMKGPVPRVGVYLEYSSGTLGFYNVLQSSLIYQFPSIPFAAPVTPIFSPGPPLPGTKAGPMTLSPVDSHLCVCCSSPL; via the coding sequence atggCTGATGCTATGGAAATGCTGCAGGGAGTACAGGGGGAAACAACCTGCAGCATCTGCAGGAGCTATTTCTCTGAGCCAGTCACCATTAGGTGTGGGCATAGCTTTTGCAGAGCATGTCTCTCCTCCACCTGGAGAGTTGAAGCTAGAGCTATCTCTTGTCCTGAATGCAAGAAAGTGTCCCAGGTCAGAGAATTGCCAGCAGTCAATGAACGCCTAGTACACCTGACAGAGCTGGGCAAACAGCTCCATTCCCAGCTTTTGCAGAGCAGTCAAGGACAGAGCCAGTGTGCCAGGCACAAGGAAATCTTCAAGTTCTTTTGTGAAGATGACCAGACACCACTCTGCGTGAGGTGTTCCCAAAGCCCAGAGCACCAGACTCACAGGCTCTCTCCTATAGAAGAGGCTACTCACAGTTTCATAGAGAACCTTCAGCACATTTGGAACCACTGGGGCAAGTGCTttgaaaaagcagagaaagatcTTGCTCAAAAGAAACCTGTTGTTGACTGGCAGTGGATGATCACAGAAGAATTTAACAAGGCGCACTGCTTCCTGTTGGAGGAAGAATCCCTATGTCTTGAAGGCATAAGGCAAGGACAAAGGGCAAGCCAGGACAGAATATCCCAGCACATGCGAATCCTTCAGGACCTCATGCTAGAGCTGCAGGAAGCTGGTAAAGAACCCAATTTGGAGCTACTACAGGATGTCAAGCAGTTGCTGAGAAGGAGTGAGTCAGTGTTGTCTCACTGGTCCAAGGATGTCATCCCAGAGCTGAGAGAATATCGCATCCCTGGCATGGTAGAGATGCTCAGACAATTCAGAGTGGACCTCACAATGGATCCAGTACCAGCAAGTCCCTGGGTAGTTGTTTCTGAGGATCTGAAGAGTGTGAATGCTGGAGAAGCCTGGCAGGTTGAGACCAAGGATCCTGAATACTCTGCTTGTTATGCTGTCCTTGCTAAGCAGGCCTTCAGCTCAGGCAGACAGTACTGGGAGGTGGATGTGACTCAAGTACCTCAGTGGATTCTGGGGATCTATGCACCTTACCTGAGGAGAAAAAGGCAGAGGAATGTGGACTTCTGTGCCTCTCTGTTCCTACTTCAATGTGTCAAGAAAGAAGAGGTTTACTATTTCCAAAGTGATCCTGGACCATTGAAACTTCAAATGAAGGGGCCAGTGCCCAGAGTTGGGGTGTACCTGGAATATTCCTCTGGTACCCTTGGCTTTTACAACGTTCTCCAGAGCTCCCTCATTTATCAATTCCCCTCCATTCCCTTTGCAGCACCTGTTACACCCATCTTCTCTCCTGGCCCTCCACTTCCAGGAACAAAGGCTGGTCCCATGACTCTCTCTCCAGTGGACTCTCACCTTTGTGTTTGCTGCTCTTCACCTCTCTGA